In Halostagnicola larsenii XH-48, the sequence GCCGGATAGCTCGGTCAGTTGCATTGGAGAAATCACGACGATTAGAGCCGCCAGCGACTCACTGGATTCGGTGATCCGTTCTGCAGCTGCGGACCTTCGATAGGGCGCCAGCAGGTATCCGCGGCGTCAATAGTCGAACGTGCGGCCGCACCGAACTGGCAGTCAAACCACGGCAATCTAGCGGTTAAGGTTGGAAGAGTCGCGTTTGAACGGAGCTGTTCGAACCCCGCTCGAGTACACGCTGATCCCGAATATGATGAATTTTCTAGGATAACGGAACCGACAGTCAATTGATCCGGACTGATACCGACCATACTGGTTCGAATAACGGGTAGCGACTGAATAAGCGCCGTTCACCGTTCAGACGCTATCGGTCGGTTTACCCGAATTAACCGTAATTAAACACTGTTAAACGAGCGGAATGTATGTATAGAATCACTTTCTAGGTAGCCGTGACGGTTCGAGGAGGACACACGAACATATCGACAGAAGCAGTGACACACGAAAGTAGGTCAGTAATCAGTGGAGCGGCTTCCTCGCCAGCCTCGAACGTCACGTCGTCTGGACGCCAAGGAACGGGAACGGATCGGCGGCGGTGAAGTGGCTGGACACGTCGTCCGAGAAGACCTCGGACTGGTCCGGTCCAAGTTGGAGAGTCCGGGCGTCAGCATCGGACGAAAAGTCGATGTTGTCCAGTTCGACCCAGAACACGTTCGGCGTGAGCGCGGACTCGAAGTAGTAAATCCCGTCCTTGTGATCTACGACCGTTCGCCAGCGCGTAGAGGAGATATGCGGTGCATTCGGGGTGGTAATACCGTGGGGCACCGATACGTTGCGGATCACACTGAACACGTTGGCGGTCGCTTCGCGGCAGTCCTCGACCTGCGGAATGGCGTCGGTGTAGAAACTCGCCCGAACAAAGCGGTCGGCGGGCCGGTTCGTGCCCGGAAGCATTACCGTGCCGCCGATCTGCTCCCAGTACTCGGCCAGTGCGCGTTGCTTGTCAAAGGTCGGCGAATTCGTCATGATCTGGTACTCGCGGTCGTGATGAATCACCAGGTCGCCGTCGACGTACTCCAGAATAGCGCTGTCTCCGGTGGCATCCGACAGGGAGAGATGCAGCGTCGCCAATCGGTCTTCCCCCGGAACAGTCTCGGAGACCACCACGAAGTCTTCGTCACGAACATGCTCGACGGCTTCAGCCACCGTGGCGAAATTGTCGAGCATGTACTGGGCCCACAGCGAGATCGACATGGCGGGTTCCTCGCCATCCCAATCCGGATACTCCGACTCCGACAGCCACAGTAGATTCGCTGCCAGACCTGCTTCGTTCATCCCGTCAGTAGTCGCGATATCGTACGCGGTGGCGACGATACTCCCGTATTCGGCAGTCCAGTGCATCGACTCGGAATCGGCCTCGCCGGTCCGTTCGACGCCTCGAGGCAGCGCCCAGATGTTAGTCCCGATATCTACTTTCCAGTCCATAGAACGCGCCGTGAGGATTCGTCCTTCGGGTCCGAGATATACCAGTCTGGTACACATCTACGGTCGACCTCCAACGAAACTGAGCGATACTGCGGTGCTGAGCGACATAGCAGGAGTACCACACCGTAGAGCCACATAAGCACATAGCGCACCAGTCACAACGCATGACTCTTTTCCCTATCTGGAACCGGCCGGGAGTCCAACTGTTCGGGTTAAGTTCTTTGGCTTCGCTTCGTTCACCGGTCAACCCGTCCCAATCGTGAACTACCCCACCTACTCGCGCCGACGCACTCGCTGAGGGCGGGGCTCCTGTTTCCACGATATCGTCTCGCGAACGCGCCTTGAAGGGTTTGTAATCGAAACTACGAACAGAAATTTCCGATGGAGAAATTCAAAACATCTATCATTATCCGCGTGAAGCGTATGGGTACGACGAATGGCACTCCTGAATATAACCCTCCTGACCTGTATCGCCGTTCTAACTGGCCTGTTAATAACTTGCGTGCTGTGCCTCGAGTCACAGCAACTCTCGCAAGCACGTGTCGAGTTAGGTCAGCGACTTCGAAACGTTGCCCCGTACCTCGGCGCTGCGGCGTTGTTCTTTCTCGCAAAGCGCGGCACACACAAACAGAGTGTAGAACTCTCTAAGTCTATCGGCTTGGACATCACTGACGGGCTGTACGCCGTCGAGGGTGATTTTGTCCCGGTTCTTCAAGACGTCATCCCCGATGCCACGATCGAATTCTTCACGGTGATGTACATGTTCGGCTTCCCGTACCTCCTCGTCACCGCGCCGATTCTGTACTTCCTCTCTACCTCCCAGCGACACCTCAAAGAGCTACTCGTCGCGTACCTGCTCAACTACGTCATCGGAGCCATCTGTTACACGCTGTTCATCGCGTACGGCCCTCGAAACCACCTCTCGAGCGTTGACGGCCTGATGTACGAGTTCTATCCACAGACGCAGGATCTCACGGCAGCGGTGTCGGCAAACACGGACGTGTTCCCGTCACTGCACACGTCGCTGGCAGTGGTCGTATTGGTCTTCGCCTGGCGGTCCCGCAAAGAGTACCCCCGATGGTTCCCGCTCGCGGCGTTCGTCGTCACCAGCGTTGTCATCTCGACGATGTACCTCGGCATTCACTGGGCGCTCGATATCGTTGCAGGTGCCGTGCTCGGTGTTGGCAGCGTCTACATAGCAGAGTGGATCGTCAAGCGAACTGAAAGAGAGAGCGGACAGGCACCGAATCCCGGCGAGGATGGAATTCCATCCGACGTGAGCGACTGATCGAAGACCAGTGACAGCCGGATTTCCGTCGTGATAACCACCGACCGATGAGAGAACTCTGCGAAAGGAGTTACAATACGAACACGCGTTCGAAACCTCCTCGTGCCGATCAGGAACTATCGCCGTTGGCAAGCCGCGGCCCGAGTACGGTCACGAAGGCATCGAGGTCCCGCGTTTGATACCAGGCCGTTCCCGGACCGGTGAACTCGAAGACGAGCCCTTCACCGCTCAGAAGCGACGACTTCAGGCCGCCGACTCGACGGGTCTGGAACTCGATACTGTCGTCCCAGGCGATTACGTGTTCGTTGTCCAGCGTGTAGGACTCGCCGGCCTCGAGATCCAACCGTTCGAGACCGCCGTAGGCGTCGATGAATACGGTACCGGTACCCTTCAACGCAAGTGGCGTCAATCCGGCGCCGCTCAGAATCGATTTGATACCCGCGATTTCCGAATCGATGTCGATGTCAGGACTCGAGGCGAGAAATGCCCCATCGGTCGTGTACAGCGTTTCGTCCTCGAGGTCGTGGCTCATCACGTCGCCCGGAGTCGGCGGTGCAAGCGTCACCTGACCAGGGCCGTCCTCCGCCGTAAAGACGTTCGCAACCATCGATTCCCCGCCCAGAAGGGACTTCGCAGAGCGAAGAATCCCGTCACGGCTGCTGGTCGTTTCGACCGAAACAGTCGATGAATGACCGACCATGGCCCCGGGCTCCGCGACGAGCGATTCCCCGGTCTCGAGTTGGACTGTGAGATGCGTATACGACGGGCGGTGGCTGAACGTGGCGTCCATACCGACTCGAGGGTGCTAGTAGTACTTTTCAGTTATGGAGATTCACGGAGCATTCCTGCGTCTTCAGGCTCGAGAGGATGTCGAGTGATCGTTCAGTCATATTTCCGTGTCCACGCCGATTCAAAACGAATCACCGAAATCCGTTCGGTTCGGTGAACGGGGATTCATCGATTCGAACAGTTCGGTTCACAGGCGTACGCAGCGTGTACAAGCCAGATCGGTCAGGGGTCGGTCTCGTCCGGGTTAGATTTCCCAAAGAGCATCTCCCGTGGCGAGAGTTGGTAATTCTGTTCCTGATAATTGCGTTCGACGGTCTGGAAGTAGTTAACGACGGTCACGAGCAATACGCCGCCGATGGTGTTTCCAAGGAGAACCGGGAGAACGAAGTCCGTCGCACCTGTAAGAAGCGCCAGTTCACCGTGGAAGACCAAAAACATGGCTTCCGTTGCGGACACCACGACGTGAAAGAGGTTTCCGAGCGGAATTGCCAGAAACGCGATGTAAACCATCACGAGTCGGGAAATCGTATCCTGTGAA encodes:
- a CDS encoding linear amide C-N hydrolase; the encoded protein is MCTRLVYLGPEGRILTARSMDWKVDIGTNIWALPRGVERTGEADSESMHWTAEYGSIVATAYDIATTDGMNEAGLAANLLWLSESEYPDWDGEEPAMSISLWAQYMLDNFATVAEAVEHVRDEDFVVVSETVPGEDRLATLHLSLSDATGDSAILEYVDGDLVIHHDREYQIMTNSPTFDKQRALAEYWEQIGGTVMLPGTNRPADRFVRASFYTDAIPQVEDCREATANVFSVIRNVSVPHGITTPNAPHISSTRWRTVVDHKDGIYYFESALTPNVFWVELDNIDFSSDADARTLQLGPDQSEVFSDDVSSHFTAADPFPFLGVQTT
- a CDS encoding phosphatase PAP2 family protein; its protein translation is MALLNITLLTCIAVLTGLLITCVLCLESQQLSQARVELGQRLRNVAPYLGAAALFFLAKRGTHKQSVELSKSIGLDITDGLYAVEGDFVPVLQDVIPDATIEFFTVMYMFGFPYLLVTAPILYFLSTSQRHLKELLVAYLLNYVIGAICYTLFIAYGPRNHLSSVDGLMYEFYPQTQDLTAAVSANTDVFPSLHTSLAVVVLVFAWRSRKEYPRWFPLAAFVVTSVVISTMYLGIHWALDIVAGAVLGVGSVYIAEWIVKRTERESGQAPNPGEDGIPSDVSD
- a CDS encoding TIGR00266 family protein gives rise to the protein MDATFSHRPSYTHLTVQLETGESLVAEPGAMVGHSSTVSVETTSSRDGILRSAKSLLGGESMVANVFTAEDGPGQVTLAPPTPGDVMSHDLEDETLYTTDGAFLASSPDIDIDSEIAGIKSILSGAGLTPLALKGTGTVFIDAYGGLERLDLEAGESYTLDNEHVIAWDDSIEFQTRRVGGLKSSLLSGEGLVFEFTGPGTAWYQTRDLDAFVTVLGPRLANGDSS